One region of Alcanivorax sediminis genomic DNA includes:
- a CDS encoding glycosyltransferase — translation MKKVLLVTGSMKIGGLNSVIVEHARMFLSAGYDVRIILTSRKGELPEDLQDKIHYLDLENAESGLVVRLLYAVFRTFLKGIGNLFAAQKNRALFENLMLELGVNNEDMIVIHGFKVTAALRELRHPNLVKVMHEIQSKHAGKSVGWVRRIRYRLIAACYEQGKRVAVSRAVKDDYVKEVGGHGAVTVIGNGVNVSALVEASMTAPSMNISRPYIVSVGRLVEVKGFDVLIRAFAKSNARHTHDLVIVGEGKERGALCCLSKELGVDDRVHLAGYVKPPFGIVREATLYVGASFHEGFGLALLEAMCLGLPVVASRVSGFEEIMEAYPECMFEAGNVEELARLIDQTLLSDGKGRPAMPERYDFDEILKNYLLL, via the coding sequence ATGAAAAAAGTTTTGCTTGTAACTGGCAGCATGAAAATAGGGGGGCTGAACTCCGTAATCGTCGAGCATGCCAGAATGTTTCTCTCTGCTGGATACGATGTGCGTATCATCCTGACCAGCAGGAAAGGGGAGTTGCCTGAGGATCTACAGGATAAGATTCATTATCTTGATTTGGAAAATGCAGAGTCCGGCCTTGTAGTGCGGCTTCTATATGCGGTATTTAGGACTTTTTTAAAAGGTATTGGAAACCTTTTTGCGGCTCAAAAGAATCGTGCCCTTTTCGAAAATTTAATGTTAGAGCTGGGGGTGAATAACGAGGACATGATTGTTATTCATGGTTTTAAGGTCACTGCAGCCCTCAGGGAACTTCGCCACCCAAACCTTGTTAAGGTGATGCATGAGATACAGAGTAAGCATGCCGGGAAAAGTGTGGGTTGGGTAAGACGGATACGCTACAGGCTAATCGCGGCTTGTTATGAACAGGGTAAAAGGGTTGCTGTTTCAAGAGCTGTTAAGGATGACTATGTCAAAGAGGTGGGTGGTCACGGGGCTGTTACAGTGATCGGGAACGGTGTGAATGTGTCAGCATTAGTTGAGGCTTCCATGACTGCGCCGTCCATGAATATTTCCCGGCCTTATATTGTTTCGGTGGGTCGATTAGTTGAGGTTAAGGGGTTCGATGTGCTGATTCGCGCCTTTGCGAAATCCAATGCCCGCCATACCCACGACTTGGTGATTGTTGGTGAGGGGAAGGAGAGAGGGGCCCTCTGTTGCCTAAGCAAAGAACTGGGTGTGGATGATCGGGTTCACCTTGCCGGCTATGTAAAACCACCTTTTGGCATTGTCCGTGAGGCTACTCTCTACGTCGGCGCTTCGTTCCATGAAGGGTTTGGTCTGGCTTTGCTTGAGGCTATGTGCCTTGGTCTCCCTGTAGTCGCCTCAAGAGTTAGTGGTTTTGAGGAGATAATGGAAGCCTATCCGGAATGTATGTTTGAGGCAGGAAATGTTGAGGAGCTGGCGAGACTGATTGATCAAACCCTTTTATCCGATGGAAAAGGGAGGCCAGCTATGCCTGAACGTTATGATTTCGATGAAATTTTGAAAAACTACCTTCTTCTTTAA
- a CDS encoding O-antigen ligase family protein, with the protein MSSFLMRSASAEKFLYAALLILFCLIGLERGGGKISSVFEPLLGLFAIYILVRGKASNIRVDPFLLITFLAYGFYYMARWSDWNGAVDGSVDMFRPVMQAYMLVALLAWGIARSELTSRYLIVFVLAGAVVACSSILAFYLISGHELSVRIRPLGEAKHPIIGMYYYAFPLLLGCVLMLEKGLRKRDRMALMGSVVVILAVFLMSRSRGPFLGLLVTAMAAAFFAAHGWKRWAVPMIVFLMATVFVLAQDEQWLARLDTGRLLIWEAVLVRLPEALWFGHGLTDENYVYFSKVYGWQHAHNIWLGHFYWGGVVGVLLLALVYARATWIFFRTNSWPLSVFGLMLICFGLAAMVTDGNLLLGYPGPEWMVFVLPVGLALGLSASHRVNGKV; encoded by the coding sequence ATGTCGAGCTTTTTGATGCGCTCAGCCAGTGCTGAAAAATTCCTTTATGCTGCCCTGTTGATTCTTTTCTGCCTGATTGGCCTTGAGAGGGGCGGGGGTAAGATATCTTCTGTATTCGAGCCGCTATTGGGTCTGTTTGCCATTTATATACTTGTCAGGGGGAAAGCATCGAATATTCGTGTTGACCCGTTTCTGCTGATCACGTTCTTAGCCTACGGCTTTTACTACATGGCGCGATGGTCGGACTGGAATGGAGCTGTTGATGGGTCTGTCGATATGTTCAGGCCTGTGATGCAGGCTTACATGCTTGTCGCTCTGCTTGCGTGGGGTATAGCAAGAAGTGAGCTGACAAGCAGATACCTTATAGTTTTTGTGTTGGCTGGAGCGGTGGTTGCTTGTTCATCGATTTTGGCATTTTACTTGATCTCGGGGCATGAGCTTAGTGTGAGAATTAGGCCTTTGGGAGAGGCGAAGCACCCTATCATTGGTATGTACTATTACGCATTCCCTTTGTTGCTAGGCTGCGTTTTGATGTTGGAAAAGGGGCTGAGGAAAAGAGATCGAATGGCTCTTATGGGCTCTGTAGTTGTGATTTTGGCGGTTTTTCTCATGTCGCGAAGCCGAGGCCCTTTTTTGGGTTTGCTCGTTACGGCAATGGCCGCTGCTTTTTTTGCAGCTCATGGGTGGAAGCGCTGGGCTGTTCCCATGATTGTATTTCTTATGGCTACTGTTTTTGTTCTTGCGCAAGACGAGCAGTGGCTGGCCCGACTGGATACGGGAAGATTGTTGATATGGGAAGCCGTGCTGGTTCGTTTGCCGGAGGCGCTCTGGTTTGGGCACGGCTTGACTGATGAAAATTACGTTTACTTCAGTAAAGTTTACGGCTGGCAGCATGCCCACAATATCTGGCTTGGCCACTTTTACTGGGGAGGGGTAGTGGGAGTGCTCCTGCTGGCGTTAGTTTATGCTCGGGCTACGTGGATCTTCTTCAGGACGAACAGTTGGCCGTTGTCTGTGTTTGGGCTGATGTTGATCTGTTTTGGGCTCGCAGCCATGGTGACCGATGGGAACTTGCTGCTTGGCTACCCCGGTCCAGAGTGGATGGTGTTCGTGCTTCCCGTTGGTTTGGCGTTAGGTTTGTCTGCCTCTCACCGGGTTAACGGTAAGGTTTGA
- the lpxL gene encoding LpxL/LpxP family Kdo(2)-lipid IV(A) lauroyl/palmitoleoyl acyltransferase, whose amino-acid sequence MGKRRSRPTRLYDPRLIPSWIAVGLFWLVGQLPWETLQAMGRGFGKLAWRFAKSRRHIAETNIRLCFPELSEEQQLDLARKTVISTGEAILEMAGSYTNHRVDLNKRSIFKGVEYISQAQKEGKGILLLGMHFNSIDTCARMLSAKLDLYAVYRPNDNPVIDRLINQGRQRYVKGIIDRADIRQMIRRLRKGEVVWYAPDQDYGTAHAVFAPFFGVPAATITATSRLARMGKAAVIPCAHYRLPHGQFVIEFGPALKNFPGDDDMQDTICINQTIEHYVRKQPEQYLWVHKRFKHQPDGVKPYR is encoded by the coding sequence ATGGGAAAAAGACGCAGCCGCCCCACCCGCCTCTACGATCCGAGGCTGATTCCAAGCTGGATTGCCGTTGGTCTGTTCTGGCTTGTGGGGCAATTACCCTGGGAAACACTCCAGGCAATGGGGAGAGGTTTTGGCAAACTTGCCTGGCGATTCGCCAAGTCGCGACGGCATATTGCCGAAACCAATATACGTCTCTGCTTTCCCGAGCTGTCTGAGGAACAGCAACTGGACCTCGCCCGCAAGACGGTGATCAGCACCGGGGAAGCCATACTGGAAATGGCGGGAAGCTATACCAACCACCGGGTAGATCTGAATAAGAGGTCTATTTTCAAGGGTGTGGAATATATTTCCCAGGCCCAGAAGGAAGGGAAAGGGATCCTGCTTCTCGGCATGCACTTCAACAGCATCGATACCTGTGCACGCATGCTGTCAGCCAAACTGGACCTTTATGCGGTCTACCGCCCCAATGACAATCCTGTTATCGATCGACTAATCAACCAGGGGCGGCAGCGCTACGTCAAAGGCATCATTGATCGCGCGGATATTCGCCAGATGATACGTCGACTCCGTAAAGGCGAGGTGGTGTGGTACGCCCCGGATCAGGACTACGGCACCGCCCACGCGGTGTTTGCCCCCTTCTTCGGCGTCCCGGCAGCGACCATTACCGCCACCTCACGGCTGGCACGCATGGGCAAGGCAGCCGTCATCCCCTGCGCCCATTACCGCCTGCCCCACGGCCAGTTTGTGATCGAATTCGGCCCGGCACTGAAGAACTTCCCCGGTGACGACGACATGCAGGATACGATCTGCATCAACCAGACCATTGAGCACTATGTGCGCAAACAGCCGGAGCAGTACCTGTGGGTTCACAAGCGTTTCAAACACCAGCCTGATGGGGTCAAACCTTACCGTTAA